The Apium graveolens cultivar Ventura chromosome 10, ASM990537v1, whole genome shotgun sequence nucleotide sequence ggttatatcactaatatatatctatttacatccatacggttggatcgttgaaaaatattagtaaaataatcgaaacaccaatttagaattaaacactagttagttgtccTAGTCAAACTGacgtttgactgttaaaatggcaaaccaaataaaattattttgatataaaattttggttatatcactaatatatatatatatatctattgacatccatatggttggatcgttgaaaaatatttttaaaataatcgaaacactaattcaagattcaacactagttacactacaagaaaacaagggTAAATTTGACCGGATAAATATGACTGCGGCTAAATTTGACCGACGCTGGTCATATTTATGGTCAACTTACATATATAATTGGTCATACTTAAATTTGACTGCCGGCGGTCAAATTTAATGTCAACCAGCATTCTAAACCTGGTCAAGAATTAAATATGACCGATGAAAGTCAATTTTATTATCGGTCACATTTAATCGGTCATATTTAGTTTTTAACATTGCCAAAAATTGGAGGGAAATTTCCCGCCATGGTGGCCAAAATTGAGCGGAACAAATATGACCGAGGTCGGTCATATTTATGCTTGGCCATAAAAAAAATGGCGCCAAAATTCCCGCCAAAACTAAGAGAAATTATCAGGAACCAAATTTGACTGAAGTCGGTCATAACTAAGTTTGACTGTCATCGGTCAATTTTGTTATTAACTATTTTTTAGgcaaattttaataatttattaaatttgaCTGCCTTACCGTTGCTTTGGTCGTATTTATAAATATGACCGATAATAAGTCATATTTATAATTATGACCGCCCTCGGTCAAATTTACCCGTTTTAGATCTGATACCTTCTGCTTCTTTtctaaactttcctttctttacTAAACTTTCTCCTCTCATTTTGCCTTCTTCTTCCACCATAACTCCACCCTTTGTACACCATAACTCCACCCTTTGTCCTCATTTTTCATGAGATCTAATTAATCATCAAGTAAGTTTCATTCCTTAACTTTTGCATTTAATTAATTTTACTTTCTTAACATAGTATGGAGCTATTATTTGGTTGTACACATGTGTATGTATTTTTGGGGATTCCTAATTTGTTGATGAAATTAGTGTTATTATTAGCTGTGAACCATGATTATAGTTAATTGAACTTTTATGGTGAgtattaatataaattataatggtAGCCAATTTATCGATTTGTTTAATATAAATTGATTATTTATGatctatttatatttatgttaatttGCATTTAACTCACATCACGTATGTATAATTTGTAGATGACATCTGATCGTAGTTGGGTTGGTCATAATCGGTACAACGATTTGAAGTATTTAACAGAAGAGTACAAAAATGGCGTGGATGATTTTATTAAATTTGCATGTGATCATCTTGATCCTAGAGATGGAGGGCTAATAAGATGTCCATGTAACGATTGTGTAAATAAGTACTTCAAGGATCCTAGTGCGGTGAAAGTTGATTTATACCTTAATGGTATTATGGAATGGTATACTAGATGGGATTTGCATGGGGAAAGGGATATGCCTCGAGGTGATACCAATACAAGTTCTCATAATATTCATTATAATGATGAGGATATGTATGATGCTCGTGATATGCTAAGAGATTTTGCAGATGCAAATcgacattttgagaattttgtgGAAGAACCAAATACAAAAGCAAAAGAATTTTACGAGATGGTGGAGAATGCTTCTGAGCCAATATATCCAAACAATCCGAATTTCACAACATTGTCATTTGTTAACAAGCTACTTCATTGGAAACACAAGCATAATTGTACTAATAGTGGCTTTGATGAGTTGATTCACCTTATTGGATCGGTATTGCCCGTTGATCATAAATTGCCTCGGAACTACTATGACGTGCGAAAGATGATAAGAGGATTGCATATGgaatatgaaaaaattgatgCTTGCGAGAATGATTGCATGTTATTTTACAAAGAAAATAGAAACAAGACACATTGTGATATATGCACTACAAGTCGATACAAGGAGCAAAAGGATCCAAAGAAAAATAAAATCCCACGAAAGATCTTGCGATACTTTCCTCTTACCCAAAGGTTGCAGCGTTTATTCATGAATAAGAAGACTGCAGAAGATATGAGGTGGCACCACAATAGGGTCAAAGTTGATGGTCAATTATGTCATCCGGCGGATGGAGATGAGTGGAAACAATTTGATCGTAGATTTCCAAACTTTTCAAAAGAGATTCGGAATGTCAGACTTGGCCTCTCTAGTGATGGATTTGACCCTTTCCGTGATTCACACGCTAGGGAATATACTGTTTGGCctgtggttgtagtagtttacAACCTTCCTCCATCTATGTGCACGAAAGCTCCCTACATGTTTATGCCTCTTCTGATTCCTGGGCCGAATGATCCAACAAAAGATCTTCATGTTTACCTCCAACCATTGATTGATGAATTGAAAATATTATGGCGCACCGGAGCAGAAACTTATGATAGGTTTTCTTGTACAAATTTTATGATGAAGGCGGCATTAATGTGGACAATCAGTGACTTTCCTGCACTTGGAATGCTTAGTGGGTGGTCCACAAAGGGGAAGTTGGCATGTCATATTTGTATGGGACAAGTAAAAGCCAATCAACTAAAGCATGGTGGTAAGCCTAGTTTTTATGGAACTGCTCGATATTTCTTAGAACCGGATGACCCGTTGAGAAGGTTTACAAAGTTTGGAAGAACTGAAGCACATTCAGTTACATATCGTTATCCAGGATCACTAGTAAGGAGTCTTTGTGAGGATATGCAGTTTCCTCCTTCAGGAAAGACATCTTGGAGAAAACCGAGGGACTATGGTATGACACATAATTGGACTCACTTTTCTCCATTTTTTGAGCTTCCATATTGGGAGACACTCACTCTTCGTCACAACATTGATGTCATGCATACcgaaaaaaatgtttttgagaaCATATTTTTTACAATGATTGGTGACACTAAGAAAACGAAAGACAATAGAAAAGCAAGAGAAGATTGTAAAGAACTAGGTGTGCATCGTGAATTGTGGATTCAAGATGATGGTACAATGCCAAATGCCCCATATGTGCTTTCCAGGGATCAACTTCTTAAGTTGTTTAGATGGATTTACACACTTCAGCTTCCTGATGGGTACGCCTCTAATATATCCAGGTGTGTTAATTTCGAAACAAAATCTATTCACGGAATGAAGTCGCATGATTGTCATATTTTTATGCAAAAATTGTTGCCTATGATTTGTCGTGACTTACTACCTAGGCATGTAGCGGATGTTCTTATTGAGTTATCTAACTTCTTCCAAGATTTATGTTCTTCAACTCTAAAGTACGGTGATTTGGAAAAAATGGAGAAGGACATAGCGAGAATCATGTCAAAACTTGATGTCATGTACACTCCAAGTTTTTTTGATCCGATGGAGCATTTGCCACTACATTTGGCTACAGAGTGTAAATTGGGTGGCCCGTGTAATTTTCGATGGATGTATTTTGTTGAAAGATATTTGCACATTTTGAAGTTGAAAGTTAGAAACAAAGCTCGAGTCGAGGGTTCAATAGCCGAACGATATATTGAGGAGGAGGGTGTACACTTTTGCTCATTATACTTTGATTCTAAAATTGCAACCATGCATAATCGACTTCGTCGAAATGAGGCACCCCGACAATCTCATGATCCCAATTTGTTGGAAGTTTACACATATCCAACGCTACCCGGTCTACGGAATAGAGATAGAATCTTGAGTGATGATGAACATAGACTTGTAACGTACTATGTTCTTATCAACTCACCCGAGGTTGGAAAATATTTGCGGTAAGATATTTATTTTGACCATCTTTATACAATCATGATAACTTTCTTATTCAATTTACTAATCTAATTTAATGTTTAGTGGATTTCATAGGTTGGTGCAAAAACAATACCCGCACTACAATGATGCCGAAAAAGATCAATTTCAAAAAGATAATTTTTTGGATTGGTTCGAAAGAAGggtaaattttaaatatataaatgtgTGTATATTTTTATGTgtgcaaatatatatatatatatacatatacacacaaaTTTATTCATGTACTTGTGTAATTTTTGTTATGTACAATATTTTAGGTACAAGATGATGGAGAGCTCAAGGAcaaatttatagatttaataagaGGTCCTATTTATAAAGTTGAATCTTATAAAACATGCAAGTGCAATGGTTATAAATTTGCTTGTGCAAATTCTAATGAGCTCACATCATCAAATTCCGGTGTAGTTGTAATTGGTGAGAAATTTTATATAATCATAAAATTTAGGTTGAATTTGGTCTTCATTATGTATAAATCCAATTTTGACACATTTTAAATTGTAGGGACTTCTTACAAAGAAAGTCATGGAAATAATTACGGGAGACTACAAGAAGTTCTAAAGCTTCGATATCGCAATGGGCATGAAATTGTCGTCTTCAAATGTCATTGGTTTGATCATACAAGACATGTCAAAATTGATAGAAATCGGATGATAACCGTAGATGTTAAATCGAAGCTAAATGCCGAAGATGTGTTTGTGTTGGCTAGCCAAGCTCATCAAGTATATTATGCACCAAATATTGCAAATCCAAAGTCATCATGGTATACTATCCTAACAACAAAGAGCCGACAAGTCGATGAAAGCGTGACATCTAGAGaagaaaatatattcaatgatgaTGCTTTTCAAAATGAAGAATCAAATGCTTCATCTTCACATGTGGAAAGAGTGGTCGTTGATGATCcgataaatttctttattgactTGACAATGTTTGAAAATAATCATTTCGTGGATGACTATGAAGAAGAACAAAATGCGAGAAATAAAGAAAatcaaaatgaagacatgaacaTTGATGATGGAAGTGATAACGATGATTTGACATAGTTCAATTGTTTTCTAGTTAATTTGTACCAATGCGGATATTAGTAGGACATTTTTCATGAATTTTAATACATTCCGTAAATTTGATATTTacttattttaattaaatttactATATTTCATGATTTTTATTCATATTTAGAACTTTGTAATGTTTAAATTGTATTATTTTGGAAACAGGAAAAATTGGGCAGTAGCTACTGGAAGTTAAACTGAAGCCTCAAATTATATGACCGGGTTCGGTCAAAATTAAATGACACGGGAAAAATTCACTCGACGCGGTCATATTAAGCCTGtatataaatttttttttataacaTTTTGTTGACTTCACCATCCATTATCTCCCTAAACAGCGCCGCACAGAAATACTAGGGTTTTATCTCTCAGACTTCAAATTCTCCAAAAACTTAGCCAACGAAGCCAAAAAGCTCATTCAAATGAAGCGAAACTTAGCAATCACGGTGGTAATGTTTTGAGAAACTATTATCCATTTAGGGTTTTGTATATTTTGGGTATTTTGGTGATTAACATTTGATTACGGTTGTCTATTCTCCTTTTTGGATAATTATTTTGTTCTATTGATGATTTAATTGTGTTTATTTGATATTTTCATCACTTTTTTGTATGTGTGGGTTTAAAGTTTGAATCTCTATTTTCCACCCTTAAATCTGTATTTTCTGTTAATGTTTGTGTTATCTTATTATGTTTGGTTATAAACAAACTAAAATTTAGTCTTTTTTATCAGCTGTTATGTAGATACTAAGCAGTACTCTGTCTCTTTTCTTAATTTGAGCTTAAGATTGAATTTATGTATTTGTgtctaattttttttatcttaacATGTTCTATAAATTAGTTTTGATATTTgttgttttttttaatatatcCAGGTTGGTAGGTGTAGTTTTTTGTTGATTCTGTTTGTGATTCTTATGGCGTTGGGGTCTAGTAGCAGCTGGAATGGTGGTAGTAGAGGGGGAAGAGGTGGACGGGGAAGAGGTGGACGCGGAAGAGGGGGAGGTGGACAGGGAAGAGGTGGACAGGGAAGGGGTGGAAAGGGAAGGGGTACTGGTAGAGGGAATGGCAGTGGAACGGAAAATGAAGGAGATAGGGAGGAAGGTGGCGATAATGATGACAATGATGAGGAGAATGGTGATGAAGGACAGGAAAGTCGTATTGTACCGCATATAACATTCCAGAGAGCTAAACGTAGCTGCTGTGTTGGTGACTACAATAAGAGACCTGCCACAGATGCGGATAGGCAGATTGTCCATTTTATCGAAGGAAGAAAGTAATTTCTATTTCCTACTATATATTGCTTATACATATATACGGGTTTGATACAAGTGTAGTACTGTGTGTATACAATTGAATGTGCACAAACTTATACCTTTACCTGCTTGATTATTAAGATTGATCTGTTCCTTATGATGCATACTAGTGTATAAATTACATGTCTAATAGCATAAGACTATTTTATCCTAGTATGTTATATATACTATAAAAAAATCTGACTGTAACTAATAATTGTAGTATCAAGGAGGCTAAGAAAAAAAAGACCTTGAGCTACATAATTAAAGTAAATTGGGATGAATATACACATCAATCAAAGGGAGCAGAACGTGAAGCCTTCTATGACCGTTGTATTAAGGAATTTAAGGTATTTTTATTTTTCATGCCTTTTATTTTTTCATATTAATTATACGCAGTTGTTTACCTTTTTAATTTTATACTTGTACGTGTATCTCGTTTGGTAGAAGTACTATGCTTATCCAGAAGGAGTTGAAGAAGAGGGGGATAGAGCGGTAAAAGAGTATTTGAAGAAAAATTGGAAGAGCCTTCCCTATCAGGAGAAGACCAGGCAGAGCGGGATGCTAATGACGCGAGAAATGGAGGATCGACCACGGCTACTCGACGTTCTTTCAGACCACATTACTTCAGCCCGCGGACTTGGGACAGCCTCAATGAGTACTGGGATTCTGACCTGTTTAAGAAGAGGTCTATCAAATCCAAGAATGCTCGAGCACAGCTGGAACATCAACATTATAGCGGGGCAATGCCTTTTGACGAGAGACGTGAGGTATACGAATTTTAGTGAGTAATAATTTTTTTCTAGTTCTTTATTTTGATTACTCAGATTCAAGTACCTTAATCTTTACGCTCATTAGACATTATAAGATGTCtaatttataaaatgatttgtaaGTAAACCATTTGTAAGTAAATTGATGTTTTTAATTACAGAGGCTTGAAGAGGAAAAACAAGCACCTATTTCTGATATGGAGTTTATGGACCACGTATACCACTTTGATAATCCGGCTACTATAAAGTTGAAGGTATACATACACATAATTCAAGTAGCATTACATTTATATGATCATACATTTACATTCATTTTGGAGAATGTTTTGATATCAATAACGTCCCTGTAAAAATTAAAAGAGAATTTTGTGCAACATATCTATTCATAGGTTTATTGTTATTGTTCTGCACTCTCAAATTCAAATCGTCAAACATGATTAAAAAGTAAATGCCGTGcagtatatatataattatagttAGTTTAAATTCTTTGTTCTTGTTACTTAACAATTTTCAGCTTGATTGTGTAAATTTGGACTTATGTCTTTTACATGTTGCAGGAAGATATGGAAAGGGTGCGGGCTTCACAATCCATACCGGAAGAGATGACTTTGGATCCACCTCCATCACCAGCTAGTTTGAAGAAGATACATCGGAAAAATGAATTGAGCCTAACAATCCTAGCGAGGCCCCCGAAAAAGGGAATATCTGTCCTTCATCCTCGACATCCGGTAGCTGAAATTATAGGAGGCTACAAGGCAGCGGAACTGACTAGCTTCCAAAGTACACAGAATTCTCGTTCCTCTTCCCAGCCAATTTCTGATGATAATCTGGATTTGATAGTCAGGGTTTCTGGTGAGATACACCTAATGGTTCATTCCCTGGAGATGACGGAGGTGCCACGTGCATTACTAAATGATCGAATGCAAAGCTTGGCCACTGCAGCATTCCCGAACCGAGATGACCCGAAGCAGCAGGAGTTATGGACTGAATATATGCGGCTTGGGACGGCCTTTGTTGTTGATGCCATGGCATTGAACAAAAAAGTCATTTTGGAGGTACCTTTCTTATCTTAGTTCATATAATTTTCTACGGCATCTTTATTTCAGTTACAGTAATACACATTACCTAAACTATAGAGATAAATTTGATTCtatagttatattatattttcttCAAAACTATTATTCAAAAACAAATATGGAGCCAAAAGTGCCTGTGTACTATGAACATTTTATAACAATAAAGTACATATAGTAAGGAAATTGCTTCCTTGAAAAGCAAGTGAAGTGAATCTATtcatatttttctataaatagtcAATAAAGTTATAAAGTCAACTGTGGTTAAATTATTTGAATAAAGTTggtaaaaaaagaaaaagagacCAGAATATGCAAAACCATATAAAGGGAAGGAAATTTCCATGAATTTACAAGTGCTAGCTAGTTCCCACTTAGGTTTTATGCAAGAAGATATTATTTCTAACAAAGGGGATAGTTTGAGTTAAATTATTGAGGAAGTGAACCAAATTTTAGCTACAATATTTGGCTTCACAACAACAAGAAAATCTAAAGGTCGGTTGGAGAAAATTGACAAAAAAATAGTAGTGTATTAATTTTTTACAAGTTTAGGCAGGGGTGTTTTGAATTTCAAGTATGTTTGTAGGTGAAAAATTGTCCTAAAATAACTATAGTCTACATAATTATTTGATTGCATTAAAGCAGGAGCTTCTTGTCAAATAGCTCAACTTGGCCTTTTCTTCAAGAGTGGTTCAGACAGTAGGGAATGACAGATGAGTTGAATGGTAACACAAACACAATGCCTATGAAATGTATAGGCAGCCATTTTTAAAAGCTTAGATTTAAACAATAATTATATGTGAAGAGATAAGGTTTTGGAAATAAGAATATGATGACATTGATTTGTGATGCCTGAAATTTCTGGTACTCGTGTACAATTATTCAGGATTATTGTTATAATTCTGGGCTGATGGAAGGGTTTCACAGTTTGGAAATTATAGCTTTTTTACCTGTGTCTCTAAACTTGTGTATGCTGGAATTTATGTGTGACACACCTGGAATGTATGTTTTATAATTGTAATGGTGCCTGAATTTGTAAGATAATAACTAACCACACCTTGTGCATGTTTTTGTTACGTGGTTTAAAAGTAATATCACTTAGTGAGTAGGAAGCATAAAAATaacaaatataaatttatttggtCCATGAACCACTACCTATAACTAAGTTTCTATTACAGACTTCTGAAAGTTATTGCAGGTGATAATATAGCCTGTGTTAATAATATTACTAAGTTTTTCTAAATCCTCAGCTGAGTAAAGACACCTTTGTTGGCAGTATACAAATTTTGTGATAATGTAAGCTAATTTCTTTTATGTTGTGTTCTTATATAATGTATACCATGTATTGCAGGGTACTAGAATTGAAAAGGCTCCTTTGTATGACAACCACTTCCAAGACAACGATGAAGATGATGAAGATCAAGATGCTGAGAATTACTCCCTCCATTAGCGTAACACTCCCAGCTCTAACTAGTACTCTAACTAGTACAAGTAGGTTGACTTTGCCGTCGAATGAACTTCAAATATCTACTAATATCATCTGTTAGATAATTATTTTGGGATATAACAACTAATTTCTCCTTGGTAGCTAACTTTTTGGGACAAAAACTTATGTGATATGTCTCCTTTTGGGTTAACTCTTTGGGATTGAACAATCAATCTCCCAGCCTAGCTTAACTTGTTGAGCTATTAGATGTCAAACATTTGACAATATATTGGCATGTATAACCTTTTGGATGTTTTAAGGAAGTTATTCGGATGGCACAATTTAAACTTATCTTTATATTGTTTGAGTTTTTGTTTATTTTTGGAGATTGTGGATGGGATATACAGGTTATGGATATACTGGTTCACAGGGCcggtttttttttaaataattgtatGTTAAATCTGTCCGCTTTTCGTCACATTTAACATACCAATATCTCATACAATAATTATATCTGACTAATATTAGTCACATTTGCTCTTTAAATTTGATCAAAATCAGTCATTTTTATAAATTCGACTAACACAAACGGAGTCATATTTACAATTTTGACCAAAAAATAACctagtcaaatttataaatttgaccgATACCCGTGGTATTTTGTGACCAGAGGCGGGAAATTTAATTTTTACGAAAATTTTGAAGTCAAAGGTCAAAATATAAAACTGACCGATTGAAGTCGATTTTAGGCGGTCAAATTTAGTGGGTCATATTTGAGCGGTCATATTTGGTCGgtcaaatttaattaattttGACCGATTTCACTAAATTTGACCAGCCTAAAAAAGACCGACACATTTCGGTCGTATTTAGCTAAATATGACCGCCAGCGGTCAAATTTGATTAAATATGACTGGAAAATTTCGGTCATATTtagccgtttttcttgtagtgttagttgtattagtcaaactcatgcttgactgttaaattgtcaaaccaaataaaattattttgatatgaaattttggttatatcattaatatatatatctattgacatccatacggttggattgttgaaaaatatttttaaaataatcgaaacactaattcaagattcaacactagttagctgtactagtcaaactgatgcttgactgttaaaatgtcaaaccaaataaaattattttgatatgaaattttgggtacatcactaatatatatatatctattgacatccatacggttggattattgaaaaatatttttaaaataatcgtaacactaattcaggattcaacactagttagctgtactagtcgaactgatgcttgactgttaaaatggaaaaccaaataaaattattttgatatataattttggttatatcactaatatatttatctattgacatccatacggttggattattgaaaaatattttttaaaataatcgtaacactaattcaggattcaacactagttagttgtactagtcaaactgatgcttgactgttaaaatgtcaaaccaaataaaattattttgatatgaaattttgggtacatcactaatatatatatctattgacatccatacagttggattattgaaaaaaattttaaaaataatcgtaacactaattcaggattcaacactagttagctgtactagtcgaactgatacttgactgttaaaatgccaaaccaaataaaattattttgatataaaataagTTAATGTAGGTGACATTAATACAAACACGTATTTAGAAAGTACACAAGTGAGATATAGACATTTTGGACATCGTTTCTCAATGATATAGAAGAAAActtaatacaaaattaataacatcataagttatattcaaattaatgattatatgatttctaagttctcctctaaaatgatttttccatggcctccaaccttaattacctattatattataatcacaaaatatgctcaaaagattatataattcatttatattctttttggcccttttttattaaaagcatTTACTTATAACCTATTGTTTCTCTTTTTGTTTTAATTACAAGTATTATTAGTGAATACATATTgttttttattacatttgaacaTAGTTGTGGATTAGTTTTTTTTTTTGAAGTTCGCTTCTTCCGGTTTTTGCATCATCCAAGTCATGTTCTGCATTCTTGTTAAACTGCGCTTCTAATTTACTCTCATGATTATTTACCTTTGTACCTAATTCTTGCACATGTTGTTTAGTAGAAACCTTAGTTGACATGGAAACCAACTAAGTACCTTTCCACTAGCCAGTTTGGTGTGTGGCTCTTTCAATCAAAATCGACTGCATTTGTCCATATCTGATTGTAGCTTTTTCAACGTTGCATCCATCTCCTCGTTGTTGGAAGCGTTGTCTTCTGTGTTTTTCGAGTTTCGTGGTGGTTCACTGGTGGACATGATGTAGGTGTGTAGAAATCCTTAGCAAttttccacagacggcgccaattgtttttaccaaatttatgtgtgttaatgctaaaaatatatttataagttTTTAATGAAAGAACTAGGATTATAA carries:
- the LOC141690795 gene encoding uncharacterized protein LOC141690795 yields the protein MTSDRSWVGHNRYNDLKYLTEEYKNGVDDFIKFACDHLDPRDGGLIRCPCNDCVNKYFKDPSAVKVDLYLNGIMEWYTRWDLHGERDMPRGDTNTSSHNIHYNDEDMYDARDMLRDFADANRHFENFVEEPNTKAKEFYEMVENASEPIYPNNPNFTTLSFVNKLLHWKHKHNCTNSGFDELIHLIGSVLPVDHKLPRNYYDVRKMIRGLHMEYEKIDACENDCMLFYKENRNKTHCDICTTSRYKEQKDPKKNKIPRKILRYFPLTQRLQRLFMNKKTAEDMRWHHNRVKVDGQLCHPADGDEWKQFDRRFPNFSKEIRNVRLGLSSDGFDPFRDSHAREYTVWPVVVVVYNLPPSMCTKAPYMFMPLLIPGPNDPTKDLHVYLQPLIDELKILWRTGAETYDRFSCTNFMMKAALMWTISDFPALGMLSGWSTKGKLACHICMGQVKANQLKHGGKPSFYGTARYFLEPDDPLRRFTKFGRTEAHSVTYRYPGSLVRSLCEDMQFPPSGKTSWRKPRDYGMTHNWTHFSPFFELPYWETLTLRHNIDVMHTEKNVFENIFFTMIGDTKKTKDNRKAREDCKELGVHRELWIQDDGTMPNAPYVLSRDQLLKLFRWIYTLQLPDGYASNISRCVNFETKSIHGMKSHDCHIFMQKLLPMICRDLLPRHVADVLIELSNFFQDLCSSTLKYGDLEKMEKDIARIMSKLDVMYTPSFFDPMEHLPLHLATECKLGGPCNFRWMYFVERYLHILKLKVRNKARVEGSIAERYIEEEGVHFCSLYFDSKIATMHNRLRRNEAPRQSHDPNLLEVYTYPTLPGLRNRDRILSDDEHRLVTYYVLINSPEVGKYLRLVQKQYPHYNDAEKDQFQKDNFLDWFERRVQDDGELKDKFIDLIRGPIYKVESYKTCKCNGYKFACANSNELTSSNSGVVVIGTSYKESHGNNYGRLQEVLKLRYRNGHEIVVFKCHWFDHTRHVKIDRNRMITVDVKSKLNAEDVFVLASQAHQVYYAPNIANPKSSWYTILTTKSRQVDESVTSREENIFNDDAFQNEESNASSSHVERVVVDDPINFFIDLTMFENNHFVDDYEEEQNARNKENQNEDMNIDDGSDNDDLT
- the LOC141690796 gene encoding uncharacterized protein LOC141690796, whose amino-acid sequence is MALGSSSSWNGGSRGGRGGRGRGGRGRGGGGQGRGGQGRGGKGRGTGRGNGSGTENEGDREEGGDNDDNDEENGDEGQESRIVPHITFQRAKRSCCVGDYNKRPATDADRQIVHFIEGRNIKEAKKKKTLSYIIKVNWDEYTHQSKGAEREAFYDRCIKEFKPSLSGEDQAERDANDARNGGSTTATRRSFRPHYFSPRTWDSLNEYWDSDLFKKRSIKSKNARAQLEHQHYSGAMPFDERRERLEEEKQAPISDMEFMDHVYHFDNPATIKLKEDMERVRASQSIPEEMTLDPPPSPASLKKIHRKNELSLTILARPPKKGISVLHPRHPVAEIIGGYKAAELTSFQSTQNSRSSSQPISDDNLDLIVRVSGEIHLMVHSLEMTEVPRALLNDRMQSLATAAFPNRDDPKQQELWTEYMRLGTAFVVDAMALNKKVILEGTRIEKAPLYDNHFQDNDEDDEDQDAENYSLH